Sequence from the Plasmodium berghei ANKA genome assembly, chromosome: 3 genome:
ttcctttaatactaacatttatttccattatttCATTCACTTTTTTGTCATCAAATAGTTTTGGTTTCAAAATCTTTTCATTTCGTCCACAATTTTccaatttttcattattatttatacatttattcCAAGCTATTTCAAGGAAGGAAAAATCtgaattttctttaaatattttttcattttctaaaGGCTTTTGATTGTTATCGTTTTCtgtattattcatattttttatattacatTTCGGTGGAATTTCCTCATTATCCTTAGTTCTATAATCATCAAAatcttcattttcaaaattaaaattttgaaattcATCctctatattttctaaCAAATACCTCttagtattatttttcaaattaatatttgaCCAGTCAATACTTGAATTCCTTTCAAATTTTGGAAAACTATTTTTCGACTTTTCTTTGCTATCCTCATGATTGCTATCATTATAGTTCGAAAATTCGAAATtgcaaaaattattttgatttattttaaaaaaattatcatcgTTATCGCTATTTTCGTCGAATTCCACCCAACTCACTACATCCTCTTTTCCACTTTcacatattaatttatcttgtttatttaaatctacttttaatttattttcattccTATGATCAATTTTATCTACTTCATTTTTGTCCAATTTTATTGTGGGgttcacatttttattaatactaTTTGAGTTTTCAAATTTTGTATCCTCAAATagcaaaaatatatcttcgtcttttttataacattcttcataatttttatttttatcaatattattatccaAACAATTTGttacattttctttattatctcttttttcatttccaCCTTGCGATTTTGTTGATAATGAAGTAATTTTgttatacaaataaaacatattcgtataaagaaagaaaaaatatatcaccGTCTTATcacaaaaacaaaaaacaatcaaataataacagtgtcaaataatattaaaaccattggaaaaaattaaagtaAAACAAAcataaacaatataaaacatcgctttatttttcgtttttttaaagtttCTAATCAGTTTCAaactttatataattacaactccattttttatgaaaaatacaaaatgtATGTACttataattcatttttttatgaaaataaaaagtaaaaattatacaagtaattcaaaaaaataaaccaAACAATcacacaaaaataaaagaattggaaaataataaaattcctttttaaaaaaatgcaaaatattttgacaacataaaaaaatattgtataaaatttgCATCATCAgataaataaacattttatttcagTGCTATAAATCAtggatatattatttttaaatatttgcatatatacatatatccATGTTAAGCATACAAAATTTgttattcttttatttattttttttttttccaaaatttaaattagtatagtattaattttattatactgataaataatacattatgcaaaataaatgtttttttttgtgagTGTAGggattataattaaaattttttttttttaatttttttcatttttttatatacactGAATAGctttaaaattgtattgTATCACTTTTATTAACACAATACATTATCGTATATGgctaaaatattattctatatgacaacaaatatataaatttttctcCAATTTTGtaccatttttttatttcccctatatatatacacacacacatgcatatatccatatttttttcttcttcattCATGTCTGTAAAACTATGTAATAATGATAGtttttagtaaaaaaaaacacactCCAGGATTCTTTGACTTTtgctttaaaaaatgcatgAACTATTTACCAATTACCAAAGACAACAACTATACCAATCAAAGTGGAACCACAAGATATAACATTTATTCTAGTGTTGAAAGCCATAGTGGCTCcagtaatatttttatggaAATGCTAAATTTTTATGCCTTTAAagttaaaagaaaaaatttaaatactAAATTGCCTAACGAAGTTAATACAAacaaatatgttttatcCAACGAAATTGACAACAGTATGTTATATTCTCAAAGTGCTAATAATGAAGTATTACTATGTTTAGGtgtattaaaatataaagatgAAGAAGTAGATAATGAATTAAActatattcataattattttaagaaaataaaatgtcgTATTGATCCATATACACTatgtgaaaataaaataaaaaacattgatgaacatatatataatataataaaaacagattataataatattaatgaatttgttacttatatttatcaatatAAAGGGAAAAAGTTTAGAGTTATTTTAAgcattttgttaaaaaatatattaacatatatagataatgtaacaccaaaaaataagtctaaatttagaaatattcaaagaaatatttctaAAACGATTCAAAATTCTCATCAAAATAATCGATACAGACATATAactatattaaataaattatattcaagaaaaaatcttaaaaaaaaaataatccaaattaataaaaatcctgatagtaatatatatacaaaaaatatgatactAGAAAATCAGTGTAAAATTATTGCAGCATCAGAAATTATACATATGGGATCTCTTTTACATGATGATGTAATTGATGAATCTGAAAAAAGGCGAGGATCATTATcattacataaaaaatatggaaataaagtttctatattatctggcgattttttattagcaCGTGCATGTTCTGTATTTGCAAGTATAGGCTATCCAGAAATATGCAAAAGGTTTTCATATGTTATCGAAAGCTTAATAAAAGGAGAATTTTTACAAACAAACCTCAATTATACTAATATAGAAGATGcattaaaaacatatttaattaaatcaTATCATAAAACTGCATCTTTGTTTTCACATTTATTTGCTTGTATAGCTATAATATCATTTCAAAACGATCAAATAACAGAATTATGTTTTAATCTTGGGCTTCATATAGGAATGGCTTTTCAACTATATGATGATTATTTagattataaaattaatccCAAAACAAACCAACCTATACTTAAcgatattaaaaacaatattaagACAGctccattattatttagttataattataatccAAATACTGTATTGTCtcttattaataaaaaatatttgtcaAATGATGATATTCAAAATGTCTTGTTTTACATTAAAGAATCAAATAGTATGaagaaaaatgaattatgCTCCTTATTGCATATGAAAAAAGCTGCAGATATTTTAGAATCTTTAATATCTTATTGTAAAATATCCAACAATATAGAACTacaaaattatcaaaaaaatgaaattgaTCAAAACAGAACAGCTTTAACATCtctcatttttaatatgttaACACGTActacaaaataattaaataatcatATCACTATAAaatctattatatattcaaaattaattaaGAAACAAAGATTCCTCAATGGAAATGAATATCataattcattttgtaaacattagaaaaaataatattatttaaaatggTGATCTAATATTTcacacaaatatatatacatcattttatttgtaaaactaattaatataacattataccgatttatatgtatgaatacatatatttatgttataagtcaatgtttttaatttttcaaattttatttatattttctgtatataattaatatttttttttttttttattcttcaTCCCCATTacttttgtttattttaacttttttgtttttattccCATACAAGAtctatatatgcacatatagatttattttaaattactATTATACTTATcctttaaattttatttaaaacacatcttttatcaaatttttattttattcattccTATTTCATAGTTTGCCTTCATTTTCACCAAGTTATTTTAAAGAATTACAACTATggaacaaatatataatatcaaataatttatattcaaaattgaagacatgaaaataataaaaatgaaattctgaattttaattttttgttaatactTACCAAACATAAAACTTTAGTTTGTTTTTTCGGGCATAATTCCAGAATATCATTTCTTCTTCactatttaaaatttctaTTTCTATACTCTTTTCATTTGAATGTGaaaatatcatattttttaaaattgttttgtataatttCATAAAATGTAAAACTTCTTCCTTAGAATGCAATAAAGCGTAGGCTTCATTCTGTTCGTAGTTGGTTTGTATTAGACAAACATCTActaaacatttttaaacattaacaagacaaaaaaaaataaaaaataaaaataataataataataaatgtagcaaaaaaataaagtcaTGCAAATCCTCACCTAAATGTTCGagaaaatgttttatttgaattgccttttcaaaatatatgacattttttatttttattaaacaCCCTGTTgctatataaaaaaatctttatatatatttttgtttagcATGATCATATAATGTGAAAATTccatgaaaatataaaatgatcAAACATtgttgaaaaataaaatataaatttttacaaaatcatatgtatattaaataaagtaCACATATCAGTTCCTCAATCTTTTAACACTTACGTTCTTTTGGTAATAATCGAATTAGTTTACTTTCCATTTtcaaatgaaatatttttttattatcaaatatttatatatacctCCATGTGTCATTTTTacatacataaatataataaataaaaaattaaaactaAAAATTCATGTTTTCAAGGAAATGCATAATTTGAGAGAATTATCTTCCCATCAATATATGGCTTCCtttactttttatatttctttattcattcctctatatatttatgcatttttttttaattatttttttttttcactttttacCCCCTTCATTAAAAGCTTTATTTTAAGCgccttttatttatacacattttaattaaaataaagggggaatatatattcttaatttatttttttccatgcCATTTAAAACTAagatcatttttttatttttttaaattcaatCAAATTAATACACATCCTATTATTTCCGTGCTTTTTGAACATAtcgaataatatatattttgtaagccattttgaaaaaacttacattttttttatagaatacgttatttattatattattcaaatataaatccAATATGTTTGCCAATTTTAAGTcataatagaaaaataatatttttttaccatatatttatctacatatatatgtatgtatgcaTGAATTACCGCTTTCTTTTCCCAATAAGTGTATTCATTTTATGTGGGAATTTAGCTTAGATAACAAATTACAAAagtaattatattttacaaataaatggtcaattttttttttaaattaacacaaatgtgtatatttttaagttaTAGCACAAAAAAACGGAAAAAAATGCAGACACATAATTAAATTCCCATTTggtttcataaaaaaagtcAGCTAAATGGACTTTTGTGAACAAAACTTATCTTAACGTCCCTTTCTATAGTTTcgttaaaaatatttttaatttgatctgaataaacatttttgtGAATTATgctattattcatattttctttttttttaagtttttcattttgtttcgaattattatttgtggTGAATATTTTTCCCTTTGATATAGTATCACCAGGATAcattgtatttatttcatttccaaaattattattttttttttcaatttttttatttttttgtaaattaattatctttttaattaaattattctCTTTAGAACCcttaatattatcatatattccctcatcattttttattctataatatttaaattcatcattttcatttggatatatatctaattcttttttaatagaAAATTTACCACTtacattataattaaaatctAATTCTTTTGCCATATTTTTcacaattttaaattttctcAAACATTcatgatatttatttaaaataaaatgataatcataattcaatatattttttgattgtCTTTCAAAGTTTAATTCTTTTCGTAATTGTGCTATTGTTTTAAGTCGAATAGTGtcttttgaaaaatttaagaTATCTGTTATTTTTGCTTTATCAAAATGAACATTGTTATTTTCacaattataattttctgcTTTTTccaaaacaaaatatatcatttctttttttaaattactACCTGTTTCTAAATACGTTTGAAATAAAGCCCAAGATTCATCATACCTTtcattattgttatattcTGCATTTACACTTTTTACATAATTTCTTAACTTATCTAAAAATCtaaaatattgtaaaaataatatttttatttcttttggtatatacatttgtttccacaatattttatcaattttttcaaacaagtttacaaaattatcatttaaaaataatacatttaaaatatcTTTTAAAACTAGACAAATAACTAACATATCATCTTTTAGCTCTTTTTCAcaatttttgaaataattatacattcctacaattttatcattatgtATATTCTTATTTTCCTTTACAATATTCATCACtctaaaattatatttttccagattattaatattatccCATAAATCTGTTTTTTCCtctaattttaaaaatgattcCTCTCGAaaatttttcttcattttatcataattacTTATATAATCTGTATCtctatttccttttttcaaaataatgttaCTATTTGATAATTCATCATCTTGTTTTacacttttattattttctttaatattCTTCAGTTTACTTAACTCAACAATTGCTTCTTCACCTTTCttatttcttatttttaattcttttaattcgttagttaaattttttattttttcatcataattattttttttgtttaattcTTCACCATATAGTatactaatttttttaatttcatctTTTAGATAAGAAATTTCTTTAGTATAAGAATTATCTTTCTCACAATTTATATTGTCATCTGTCTTATCTtcaatttgtttatttaaattaatttgtttcGAATCTCTATTTtcgaaaatattattttccactattttattattaacatttgACAtgttcaaattttttttttttttttcaacttctatttgattttttaaattagtaatttcatttatattttcattaatttttatcataagaTTTTCttcctttattttatattctttgtTAATTTGCTctatatcattttctagttttatatttttttttctccatttttcttcttcatttttcCATTCGAAAATTTCTCTTTtcaatttaataatatcatcattttcatttttttccttttcattaattttattttcttttatttctatttctttccttaaattatcattttcttcagttagtacatttttaaaattttttaaattaactAATTCATTGCTCAAatctaatattttatttttcaaatcttctatatttttatcattatcctttatttcttttttatacactttgattttattaatatatgtattttttataatatcaaCTAATTCAtgattttcatttttattatcattaaatgaaaatacacttctttcttttttttttaatgataaaatcatttttaaattcccTCCTTTTCCTTCAATATCTGATTcagaaatattttctttaaatatacTGTCTACTATAAttctttctttattttcactAGTTAAAATTTTAGAATCTTTATATGCactttcttttatttcaaaaactttataatttgaaagttttttatttagtttttttatttcatcctCCTTTTCTAGTATTTCCCTATCACTcctatttttcatttcattTAGTTccatatttaatttttttatttcttcattatattcatttcttttttccACATCTtctgatattttttttttataacataCTATAgaatcatttaaattttttattacatttgTTAGTTcctcaattttattatttgacttctttatttcttcatttttttggtGTAATGTTTCTATTGATTCCCTTGCagattctttattttcctcTTTCAATTTGGCCACCTCACTCTTATGGTTTTCTTCTATTACATCTAACAAACttgcattatttttttcgagCTCAGCCACAACATCTgcatgttttttttccaattcGGTTACGACCTCTGCATGCTTTTTTTCCAATTCGGTTACAACATCTgcatgttttttttctagATTTGCATCGGAGTTAGATTCATCTATGTGCTTTATATATGCTTCCACAAAATTTACAAGATCAGAGCCTTTGATATTTTCAGAGTATgtgatatttattttggtACAAATCGATTTAAATGCCTGAATAGTATCGTCATATAActgtaaatatttttcttctgtttttaatttttgcatatttaaatcatctatttgtttaattaaGTCTTGTTCActatcatattttaaacgtaaaatatttaattcattttcataaattttttttttttcttcaaaatttttattatataaatttatcttATTCTCATAAAATTCTTTCATTTCAATAAATTCTTTTTCCTTAACAGATATATCATttcttaatatatttatttcatcgTTTAAATcatcataattttctttttcttttaatttttctttaaacataaatatttcatttttatattttttttcaatttcatCAATTACAACACATTTTCCTTCCAATTCCTCATTCAGCA
This genomic interval carries:
- a CDS encoding octaprenyl pyrophosphate synthase, putative, producing MIVFSKKKHTPGFFDFCFKKCMNYLPITKDNNYTNQSGTTRYNIYSSVESHSGSSNIFMEMLNFYAFKVKRKNLNTKLPNEVNTNKYVLSNEIDNSMLYSQSANNEVLLCLGVLKYKDEEVDNELNYIHNYFKKIKCRIDPYTLCENKIKNIDEHIYNIIKTDYNNINEFVTYIYQYKGKKFRVILSILLKNILTYIDNVTPKNKSKFRNIQRNISKTIQNSHQNNRYRHITILNKLYSRKNLKKKIIQINKNPDSNIYTKNMILENQCKIIAASEIIHMGSLLHDDVIDESEKRRGSLSLHKKYGNKVSILSGDFLLARACSVFASIGYPEICKRFSYVIESLIKGEFLQTNLNYTNIEDALKTYLIKSYHKTASLFSHLFACIAIISFQNDQITELCFNLGLHIGMAFQLYDDYLDYKINPKTNQPILNDIKNNIKTAPLLFSYNYNPNTVLSLINKKYLSNDDIQNVLFYIKESNSMKKNELCSLLHMKKAADILESLISYCKISNNIELQNYQKNEIDQNRTALTSLIFNMLTRTTK
- a CDS encoding repetitive organellar protein, putative codes for the protein MIFNLKKSKKNDGSNKDSKKTNDTSGNEKKEKNNKWYNKIVNNSTKKDKNNNDSSIIYDAENNVKESEPRFKEYELEDQLKETLKSITSLSIKVKEYETKIEELENELKLEKEKQINKEYEKELNEKCEFIKREMELLKEKELNINIKENKINNKEIITLKKEEKLNDIENEYIEKSKEKEKLNYEITNIKMLLNKLTCEIQEKKENLEKINKKVVEKENNLRELKEFMKEKNEIIESLNGTIDDKKNAYEKLEINFEEKRKMIEILDSKLIEKEKNFANKKEKIEKENEVIMEKLKDIENKEKYFKNKEEKFINMENELNNLKNDLSRNACQMEVYKLEIKDLSQSLVEKEREIFEIKNEYNDKINNMKDKLSNFNNNDIDNSVQYSEENINKKIEETINKLIKEKEMELNGIHKKYNLEIEAIKSKLNEKEEELEKNKKIHTIEVSDLTKEIQIREKKIEDVKEEYKIELNELNSELSKLNKEKNIIKIENNELNDKINSLNSEVNILNKDKQTLGNDVKILNDLIGNLKNEINNSDNEMNKMKENLAMLNEELEGKCVVIDEIEKKYKNEIFMFKEKLKEKENYDDLNDEINILRNDISVKEKEFIEMKEFYENKINLYNKNFEEKKKIYENELNILRLKYDSEQDLIKQIDDLNMQKLKTEEKYLQLYDDTIQAFKSICTKINITYSENIKGSDLVNFVEAYIKHIDESNSDANLEKKHADVVTELEKKHAEVVTELEKKHADVVAELEKNNASLLDVIEENHKSEVAKLKEENKESARESIETLHQKNEEIKKSNNKIEELTNVIKNLNDSIVCYKKKISEDVEKRNEYNEEIKKLNMELNEMKNRSDREILEKEDEIKKLNKKLSNYKVFEIKESAYKDSKILTSENKERIIVDSIFKENISESDIEGKGGNLKMILSLKKKERSVFSFNDNKNENHELVDIIKNTYINKIKVYKKEIKDNDKNIEDLKNKILDLSNELVNLKNFKNVLTEENDNLRKEIEIKENKINEKEKNENDDIIKLKREIFEWKNEEEKWRKKNIKLENDIEQINKEYKIKEENLMIKINENINEITNLKNQIEVEKKKKNLNMSNVNNKIVENNIFENRDSKQINLNKQIEDKTDDNINCEKDNSYTKEISYLKDEIKKISILYGEELNKKNNYDEKIKNLTNELKELKIRNKKGEEAIVELSKLKNIKENNKSVKQDDELSNSNIILKKGNRDTDYISNYDKMKKNFREESFLKLEEKTDLWDNINNLEKYNFRVMNIVKENKNIHNDKIVGMYNYFKNCEKELKDDMLVICLVLKDILNVLFLNDNFVNLFEKIDKILWKQMYIPKEIKILFLQYFRFLDKLRNYVKSVNAEYNNNERYDESWALFQTYLETGSNLKKEMIYFVLEKAENYNCENNNVHFDKAKITDILNFSKDTIRLKTIAQLRKELNFERQSKNILNYDYHFILNKYHECLRKFKIVKNMAKELDFNYNVSGKFSIKKELDIYPNENDEFKYYRIKNDEGIYDNIKGSKENNLIKKIINLQKNKKIEKKNNNFGNEINTMYPGDTISKGKIFTTNNNSKQNEKLKKKENMNNSIIHKNVYSDQIKNIFNETIERDVKISFVHKSPFS